TCTGAATTTATCTTCATAGTACTCGAAATAAGGTGAACTCTGATATGCTGTTTGAATAGATTTCCAGTGAAGTGTTCTCCAGTCTTCTCTGTAAGAAATCTCAATATCTTTAAATTCTCTTTTCCCATTATGATTAATAGGGATAATCAAAGATAATTTTCCGTTGGCTCCATAGATATTCGCTCTGTTTCTATAGGTTTGCTTTGGAAAGTTTTCAAACTGTTCAAATACAACTTCGCTTTCAGCATTTAAAAACACTGAAAACCATGAAACCGGTGGCATATAAAATACCGGCAATAAAACATTCTTCATATTCATAATACAAAAATGAAGTATTTTTTCAAATACTTCATTCTATTTTAAGTTTAATTTTATTTATAACTCGTCTTCTGTTTTTTTCTTTTTGAATAATTTCACAAAATACTCCCAACCGAAGAATAATATTAAAATCATTGCGGCAATCCACCAGTATGAAGTTTTATTAGCTTCTCCTGTATTGGTTGCCTTAAACATTCTGTCCCAACGGATCTTGAATGGTGCCTGATATGTAGAACTGCTGTCTGCAAAAGCTCCTTGAAGACTCATCCATGTAAACATTGGTTTTCCAACGATATTTTCTTCCGGAACGAAACCAAAAAATCTTGCATCTAATGAAGCATCTCTGTTATCCCCAACCATCATATAATAATCTTGCTGGATTGTATATTGATTGGCTTCTTTTCCGTTGATAAAGATCTTTCCGTTCTTTTTCTCTAAGCTGTTATGCTCATATTCGGAAATAATCCACTGGAACATTGGAAG
This is a stretch of genomic DNA from Chryseobacterium tructae. It encodes these proteins:
- a CDS encoding WbqC family protein, whose product is MNMKNVLLPVFYMPPVSWFSVFLNAESEVVFEQFENFPKQTYRNRANIYGANGKLSLIIPINHNGKREFKDIEISYREDWRTLHWKSIQTAYQSSPYFEYYEDKFRKIFDLKEKFLLDFNLKGLEIIQQILKTEKAHSLNEEYIKNPEGINFREKFSAKLPSEFEMESYYQTFSDKLGFLEDLSVVDLICNKGPESLVYIKNIKH